The DNA sequence CGAACACGGCGTTGTAGGCGCCGCGCACGGAGGCGAGCGGGTGGGTCAGCGGGATCATTGCGGGATGCACGCGCGCCGTGACCGACTGGCCGTCCTCGGCCCGCTCGCAGATGGCGAGCAGCTTGATGGTGCAGCCCATCTCCCTGGCGGAGGCGAAGTCCGCCGCGGTCACCTCGGTCATGCCCTCGCGGTAGACGTCGTCGAGGCGCACGCGCGTGTGGAAGGCGATTCCGGCGAGGATGGCGGCCTTGGCGGCGGCGTCGAACCCTTCGACGTCGGCGGTGGGGTCGGCCTCCGCGTAGCCCAGGGCGGTGGCCTCGTCGAGGGCCTCCTGATACCCGGCGCCGGTCGAGTCCATCTTGTCGAGGATGAAGTTGGTGGTGCCGTTGACGATGCCGAGCACCCGGTTGACCTTGTCACCGGCGAGGGACTCGCGCAGCGGCCGGATCAGCGGGATGGCACCGGCGACTGCGGCCTCGTAGTAGAGGTCCTTGCCGTTGGCTTCCGCGGCCGCGTGGAGGGCGGCCCCGTCCTGGGCGAGGAGCGCCTTGTTGGCGGAGACGACGGACGCGCCGTGCTCGAAGGCGGTCGTGATGAGGGTGCGGGCGGGCTCGATGCCGCCGATGACCTCGACCACGACGTCGATGTCGCCGCGTTTGACGAGGGCCGTGGCGTCGGTGGTGATGAGCGCGGGGTCGATGCCCTCGCGCACCTTGGAGGGCCGCCGTACGGCCACGCCCGCGAGCTCCACGGGGGCCCCGATCCGGGCGGCGAGGTCGTCGGCGTGCGTCGTCATGATGCGCGCCACCTCTGAGCCGACCACTCCACAGCCCAGCAGCGCCACCTTCAGCGGACGCGTACGCATCATCCGACCTCGTTTCCTCTTACCGTCTACGGTTGCACCAGTCTCACTCACCGGACGGGACTTTCTGCCCATCGTCCGGATCGTGAGACATCTATTTCATTTCTACGGGGGTGGAAGACAGGAGATCTTCCACCCCGCGTTTTGGGCCGGTCTCCGGGCGTTCCAGTGTTCCGGTCTCCCGGTGTTCCGGCTCAGCCGACGTCGAGCCGAAGGAGGTCCTCCTCCGTCTCCCGGCGGACGATCACCCGGGACTCGCCGTCGTTCACGGCGACGACGGGCGGCCGCAGGACATGGTTGTAGTTGCTGGCCATGGACCGGCAGTACGCACCCGTCGCCGGTACGGCGATGAGGTCACCCGGCGCCAGGTCGGCCGGCAGGAACGCGTCCTTGACCACGATGTCCCCGCTCTCGCAGTGCTTGCCGACGACACGGGCGAGCATCGGCTCGGCGTCGCTCGTCCGGGACACGAGGGCGACGCTGTACTCGGCGTCGTACAGCGCCGTACGGATGTTGTCCGACATGCCGCCGTCGACGGAGACGTACGTCCGCAGCCCGTCGAGCGGCTTGATGGTGCCGACCTCGTAGAGCGTGAAGGCGGTCGGCCCGACGATGGCGCGCCCCGGCTCGACGGAGATACGGGGGGTCCGCAGGCGCGCGGCCTCGCACTCACGGGTGACGATCTCGGTCAGCGCCTTGGCGATCTCGTGCGGCTCACGGGGGTCGTCGTCACTCGTGTAGGCGATCCCGAGCCCGCCGCCGAGGTCGATCTCGGGCAGCTCGACGCCGTGCTCGTCACGGATGTCCTTGAGCAGCGAGACCACCCGGTGGGCGGCGACCTCGAAGCCCGACATGTCGAAGATCTGCGACCCGATGTGCGAGTGGATCCCGATGACTTCCAGCCCCTCGAGCTGGAGTGCCCGCCGCACGGCCTCGGCGGCCTGCCCGCCGGCCAGCGGAATCCCGAACTTCTGGTCCTCGTGGGCGGTGGCGATGAACTCGTGGGTGTGTGCTTCCACGCCCACGGTGATACGGATCTGGACGCGCTGCCGCTTGCCGAGCTCCTGCGCGATGTGCGCGACGCGGACGATCTCCTGGAAGGAGTCGAGGACGATACGTCCGACGCCTGCGGTGATCGCGCGGCGGATCTCCTCCGCGGACTTGTTGTTGCCGTGGAAGGCGATGCGATCGGCGGGCATGCCGGCGGAGAGGGCGGTGGCCAGCTCGCCGCCGGAGCACACATCCAGATTGAGCCCCTCCTCGTGCAGCCACCGCACGACGGCACGGGACAGGAACGCCTTGCCGGCGTAGAAGACGTCGGCGTCGGTCCCGAAGGCGCTGCGCCAGGCGCGGGCCCGGGACCGGAAGTCGGCCTCGTCCATGAAGTAGGCCGGGGTGCCGTGCTGTTCGGCGAGGGTCTTCACGTCGATACCGCCGACGGTGACGACGCCGTCGGCGTTGCGGCCGACGGTCTGGGCCCACACCTTCGGGTCGAGGGTGTTGAGGTCGGCGGGCGGGGCGGAGTAGTGGCCCTCGGGAAAAACGTCGGCGTGGCGGGGCCCGGCGGGGTGGGCGGAACGGCTCATGACTTTCGTGGGCTCTCTCAGAGATGGTCGGGTGCGTCGATGCCGAGCAGGGACAGGCCACCGGCCAGCACCGTCCCGGCGGCTTCGGCGAGCGCGAGCCGGGCGCGGTGGGTGGCCGAGGGTTTCTCCGCACCGCGGGGAAGGACGGCGGGCAGCAGGGGCAGGACGGCATCGGCGACGGTGACGAGGTGCCGGGCGAGACGGTCGGGGGCGCGGTGGGCTGCCGCCTGGGCCAGGACGCGGGGGTGATCCGCGAGCAGGGCGGCGACGTCGTGCCGTACGTCCCCGGGTTCGGCGTCGAACCCCAGGTCGGCGGCGTTACGGCTGAGAGCCCGGGTGCGGGCGTGGGCGTACCGGACGCGGAAGAGAGGGTTGCTCTCACGCTGGACGAGGTGCTCGTCGGTGATACGGGGCCGGTCATGACCGGCGGGATGAAGCAGGGCCCAGCGGGCGGCGTCGCGGCCGAGCTGGAGGGGGGCGGTGCCGGCGGGGGCGGGCACCGGCCGCACGACGAATTCGGGCGGGGAAACCGAGTCCTGCGCCCCGTCCGCGTCGCCGCCTACGCCGCATACGCCGCCTACGCCCAGGATGTCGACCCAGCGAGGGTCGAGGGGGGCCTCGCACCGGGTGCGGACGGCGGCCCCCTGGGATCGCAGGATCCGACCGAGGGCGTCCATCACCACGACGGCCCGTACCTCATGGGGACAGCTCAGCGGGATGAAGTCCGCGGAGGGGCCGTTGGCGTACCCGTACCGGGTGCCGCGCCGCAGGATCTCCTCGACGAGGGCGGTGGTGGCGGTGTCGCCGAGGCTGATGTTGAGAAACCCGGGCCCGGTGACGACGACATCTCTGATGCCGTCGGTGCTGAGCAGGCGTGCCTGCAGGATCTCGGCGACATCCACCGACGGCCGTCCGGCCGGGCGCGCGAGCTGCAGCGCGACGTTGGTGGCGTAGTCGCCACACCCCCCGGGCCCAGGGGCGGTCACCACGACCCGCTCGGGCACGGCAACGCACAGCACCCCGTCATCGACAGCACGACGCACCGCGCGCAGCACGGTACGGGAGAGCTCGACGGGGGTCACGGGACAAGCGTATGGGAGGAGGGGGGTGGGTATGCGAACGGGTTTGGGGAGGGTCCGGGATTTGGACGGGGGTGGGGGCGGGTGCCTGGTGGAGTGGGGGCGGGTGCCGGTGGGTTACCCGGGCGGGTACGCCTGGGGGTGCGTCTGGTTGTCCGGGGGTGGGGCGGGTGCGTCGCCCCGGGGCGTCCGGTAGGGCCGGGGCGGGTGCGCCCGGGGGCATTCGGTCGGCCCGGGGGCGGGTCCGGTAGGGCCGGGGTGTCAGCTCGGCCGGGGGTGAGTGGGGTCGCCCGGGGGGCGGCTGGTCCCCCGGGGTTGAGTGGGGTCCGCCCGGGCGGGGCGGCTGGTCCGCCCAGGTGCCGGGGCGTTCGCCCTGTTGTGCCGGATCGGAATGCCTGGCGGCTTCGGCTTCCGGTACGGCCGGGGTGTCGTCCAGAACGGCCGGCGGCGTCAGGCTCCGGTGCGCCCAGGGTGGTTGGGGTGCGAGTCCGGTCTCCCGGGGTGCGGGTTCAAAGGACACGCCGGGGGGCTTCCTCGCGGGTGCGGCCGGGGTGTCGGACCGACTTTGCGCTCAGCGGCATCAGCTCCGGTGTGCCCTGGGGTATCGGCGCGTTACGTCCCGGCGTGCAATCTTCCGCTGCCTGGG is a window from the Streptomyces sp. NBC_00299 genome containing:
- a CDS encoding homoserine dehydrogenase; translated protein: MMRTRPLKVALLGCGVVGSEVARIMTTHADDLAARIGAPVELAGVAVRRPSKVREGIDPALITTDATALVKRGDIDVVVEVIGGIEPARTLITTAFEHGASVVSANKALLAQDGAALHAAAEANGKDLYYEAAVAGAIPLIRPLRESLAGDKVNRVLGIVNGTTNFILDKMDSTGAGYQEALDEATALGYAEADPTADVEGFDAAAKAAILAGIAFHTRVRLDDVYREGMTEVTAADFASAREMGCTIKLLAICERAEDGQSVTARVHPAMIPLTHPLASVRGAYNAVFVESDASGQLMFYGPGAGGSPTASAVLGDLVAVCRNRLSGATGPGESAYAALPVSGMGEVVTRYHISLDVADKPGVLAQVATVFAEHGVSIDTVRQQGKDGEASLVVVTHRASDAALVGTVEALRKLDTVRGVASIMRVEGE
- the lysA gene encoding diaminopimelate decarboxylase, producing MSRSAHPAGPRHADVFPEGHYSAPPADLNTLDPKVWAQTVGRNADGVVTVGGIDVKTLAEQHGTPAYFMDEADFRSRARAWRSAFGTDADVFYAGKAFLSRAVVRWLHEEGLNLDVCSGGELATALSAGMPADRIAFHGNNKSAEEIRRAITAGVGRIVLDSFQEIVRVAHIAQELGKRQRVQIRITVGVEAHTHEFIATAHEDQKFGIPLAGGQAAEAVRRALQLEGLEVIGIHSHIGSQIFDMSGFEVAAHRVVSLLKDIRDEHGVELPEIDLGGGLGIAYTSDDDPREPHEIAKALTEIVTRECEAARLRTPRISVEPGRAIVGPTAFTLYEVGTIKPLDGLRTYVSVDGGMSDNIRTALYDAEYSVALVSRTSDAEPMLARVVGKHCESGDIVVKDAFLPADLAPGDLIAVPATGAYCRSMASNYNHVLRPPVVAVNDGESRVIVRRETEEDLLRLDVG
- the nrtL gene encoding ArgS-related anticodon-binding protein NrtL translates to MTPVELSRTVLRAVRRAVDDGVLCVAVPERVVVTAPGPGGCGDYATNVALQLARPAGRPSVDVAEILQARLLSTDGIRDVVVTGPGFLNISLGDTATTALVEEILRRGTRYGYANGPSADFIPLSCPHEVRAVVVMDALGRILRSQGAAVRTRCEAPLDPRWVDILGVGGVCGVGGDADGAQDSVSPPEFVVRPVPAPAGTAPLQLGRDAARWALLHPAGHDRPRITDEHLVQRESNPLFRVRYAHARTRALSRNAADLGFDAEPGDVRHDVAALLADHPRVLAQAAAHRAPDRLARHLVTVADAVLPLLPAVLPRGAEKPSATHRARLALAEAAGTVLAGGLSLLGIDAPDHL